A portion of the Desulfomicrobium macestii genome contains these proteins:
- a CDS encoding energy-coupling factor ABC transporter ATP-binding protein — MDMKESPLLALENATVHYPSSPSPALDGVDVALHSGERVCLTGDNGSGKTTLLLALIGLRPLRSGRLLHHGRTVADTRALFTLRKEAGIVFQHAEDQLFSPTVLEDVAFGPLNIGLTPPAARQRALEILESLGVAVLAERMTHTLSGGQKRMVALATALAMRPRLLILDEPTNDLDAKGRAVLEDYLPRSGLTLLVVSHDERFLDALTTRRIHLMEGRITGGSKGL; from the coding sequence ATGGATATGAAAGAAAGCCCCCTGCTGGCTCTGGAAAATGCCACCGTGCATTACCCTTCCAGCCCCTCCCCAGCCCTGGACGGCGTGGATGTTGCCCTGCATTCCGGCGAGCGAGTGTGTTTGACCGGAGACAACGGCAGCGGCAAGACCACCCTGTTGCTGGCGCTCATCGGGCTGCGCCCCCTGCGCTCAGGGCGGCTTCTCCATCATGGGCGGACGGTGGCAGACACGCGGGCGCTCTTCACCTTGCGCAAGGAGGCAGGCATTGTGTTCCAACATGCCGAAGACCAGCTTTTTTCCCCCACTGTGCTGGAAGATGTGGCTTTCGGGCCTCTGAACATCGGTCTCACCCCTCCCGCAGCCCGGCAAAGGGCTCTGGAAATCCTGGAGTCACTGGGCGTCGCCGTCCTGGCCGAGCGCATGACGCACACCCTCTCGGGAGGGCAAAAACGCATGGTGGCCCTGGCCACGGCTTTGGCCATGCGACCACGACTACTCATCCTCGATGAACCCACCAATGACCTCGACGCCAAAGGCCGCGCCGTCTTGGAGGACTATCTGCCGCGAAGCGGTCTGACTCTGCTGGTTGTTTCCCACGACGAACGCTTCCTCGACGCGCTGACCACACGGCGCATCCATCTAATGGAAGGCCGGATTACGGGCGGTTCCAAGGGACTTTAG
- a CDS encoding sirohydrochlorin cobaltochelatase, with the protein MNTPLHCHPHNHDGSGHDHGHDHHDHDHNHHHDRNDDHDHHHDHGHDHVRPKPVRPGILLAAFGVAMAQARRGYEQMEAEVREQFPGIPVAWAYTAHKVRKKLAAMGQGHDSVAVALSRLHDDGVTHLAVQSLHTVPGVEYHWTHSQAMAFVHPRKGFREIALGAPLLTSEKDLDRAALALQSYIPAERLPDEAVVLVGHGTYHQGQQRYLDFEARVRLRDPHVFLGALMSRSGETLGVSSIISRLQEANISRCRLLPFMSVPGHHVLVDILGESPRSWKHRLQAAGIEVLSEPTGTLEHCPFRALWMDHLRHAFASLHLENKAASNHGHGEHHAHI; encoded by the coding sequence ATGAACACACCCTTGCACTGCCACCCCCACAACCATGACGGGAGCGGGCATGACCACGGCCATGACCATCACGATCACGACCATAACCACCATCACGACCGTAACGACGACCATGACCACCATCATGATCACGGTCACGACCATGTCCGCCCCAAGCCCGTTCGACCGGGCATTCTCCTGGCCGCCTTCGGAGTCGCCATGGCCCAAGCTCGCAGGGGCTACGAACAGATGGAAGCCGAGGTCCGGGAACAGTTTCCCGGCATCCCCGTGGCTTGGGCCTACACGGCCCACAAGGTGCGCAAGAAACTGGCAGCCATGGGCCAGGGACACGATTCCGTGGCCGTGGCACTTTCGCGCCTGCATGACGACGGCGTGACGCACCTTGCTGTACAGTCCCTGCACACCGTGCCCGGGGTCGAGTACCACTGGACCCACTCCCAGGCCATGGCCTTCGTGCATCCCCGCAAGGGATTCCGGGAGATCGCGCTCGGTGCGCCGCTGCTGACCTCCGAGAAGGACCTTGATCGCGCCGCTCTAGCCTTGCAAAGCTACATTCCCGCCGAGCGCCTGCCGGATGAAGCCGTGGTCCTGGTGGGACATGGCACCTATCATCAAGGACAGCAGCGTTACCTTGACTTCGAGGCCCGCGTACGACTTCGCGACCCACACGTATTCCTCGGGGCCCTGATGAGCCGTTCCGGGGAAACCCTGGGCGTCTCGTCAATCATCTCACGCTTGCAAGAGGCCAACATCAGCCGTTGCAGGCTGCTGCCCTTCATGAGCGTACCCGGTCACCATGTGCTGGTGGACATCCTGGGCGAATCCCCCCGTTCCTGGAAGCACAGACTGCAGGCGGCGGGCATCGAGGTTCTGTCAGAACCCACGGGCACGCTGGAGCACTGCCCGTTCCGGGCGCTGTGGATGGATCACCTGCGCCATGCCTTTGCCTCGCTCCATCTGGAAAACAAGGCGGCTTCCAACCACGGACACGGAGAACACCATGCACATATCTGA
- a CDS encoding GGDEF domain-containing protein, with product MTHCQETGDQIRAFLGKVILFSVRESVDIPFRFGRDVFGVVCGIGYTFCMLACERIRQRFAADYACGCTVSIGLTTRSLEVGSDQAGLLSACERALYQAKSLGCNRVWATPIL from the coding sequence ATGACCCACTGCCAGGAGACCGGGGACCAGATCCGGGCCTTCCTGGGCAAGGTCATTTTGTTTTCGGTGCGTGAATCCGTGGACATCCCTTTTCGCTTCGGCCGCGACGTGTTCGGCGTTGTCTGTGGCATCGGGTACACCTTCTGCATGTTGGCCTGCGAGCGGATCCGCCAGCGCTTCGCGGCGGACTACGCATGCGGCTGCACGGTCTCCATCGGACTTACCACCAGGAGCCTGGAAGTGGGCTCCGATCAGGCCGGCCTCCTGTCCGCCTGCGAGCGGGCTCTGTACCAGGCCAAGAGCCTGGGTTGCAACAGGGTGTGGGCGACGCCGATTCTTTGA
- a CDS encoding type II secretion system protein: MSRSPQPHYFRQRGFTLMELLVVLVILGFVIAMVAPRLAGIGSEALATVTRTNMAALIGLVTADLQKNGKYPTGMINIVSVDKNTGAYHKPMVSDQDPETGYEVLGHRMDQRHRLHIHHLSEAEALELRGRGVLHVYNYNSPYDRDVATRSPNMQPVAANVAVLMTGGGDNATGSITADLTEQDRDHPETLFRMVFGLGSETSLIKNGQVHGAPTCPESGQDPINYEWKWYSLLLPRLKATAQRLRLDNPLGTSSNGTITAYAAEGVLPGAALTTAARRTLDAYEAQHPAFFAILDSEGLIHPSVDMTGWGIDFNADGDIN; encoded by the coding sequence ATGTCCAGATCACCCCAGCCACATTATTTCCGCCAGCGCGGCTTCACCCTCATGGAGCTGCTGGTAGTGCTGGTCATTCTGGGCTTTGTCATCGCAATGGTCGCCCCGCGCCTGGCCGGGATCGGGAGCGAGGCCCTGGCCACAGTCACCCGCACCAACATGGCAGCCCTCATCGGACTGGTCACTGCGGATCTTCAAAAAAACGGCAAATACCCAACGGGCATGATCAATATCGTTTCCGTAGATAAAAATACGGGGGCCTACCACAAGCCCATGGTCTCGGACCAGGACCCGGAAACCGGATACGAAGTCCTCGGTCACAGGATGGACCAACGCCACCGTCTGCACATCCATCATCTGAGCGAGGCTGAAGCCTTAGAACTGCGCGGCAGGGGCGTACTGCACGTCTACAACTATAATTCTCCTTATGACCGCGACGTGGCCACCCGCTCTCCCAACATGCAACCCGTGGCTGCCAATGTGGCCGTGCTCATGACCGGAGGCGGGGACAACGCCACGGGCAGCATTACCGCCGATTTGACTGAGCAAGATCGCGATCACCCTGAAACCCTTTTTCGCATGGTCTTCGGGCTGGGTTCGGAAACCTCCCTGATCAAGAACGGACAGGTCCACGGCGCGCCCACTTGCCCGGAAAGCGGCCAGGACCCCATCAACTACGAGTGGAAATGGTACAGCCTGCTCCTGCCCCGACTCAAGGCCACGGCACAGCGGCTACGCCTCGACAATCCCCTGGGCACAAGCTCCAATGGCACCATTACAGCCTACGCCGCCGAAGGCGTTTTGCCTGGTGCAGCACTGACCACGGCGGCTCGCCGCACCCTGGACGCCTACGAGGCTCAGCACCCGGCCTTTTTCGCCATTCTGGACAGTGAGGGCCTCATTCACCCCTCCGTGGACATGACCGGCTGGGGTATCGACTTCAACGCCGACGGAGACATCAACTGA
- a CDS encoding flavodoxin, whose product MAKALIVFGSTTGNTEGVADDILKILNKNGIPTEVKNAADVSPAGLAEGYDTVIMGCSTWGDEDIELQDDFVDIFDNMEKVGLTGKKVAVFGCGDSSYTHFCGAVDVIEKKAEALGATVIVGSLKIDGDPEASTVEEWAAEVMRMM is encoded by the coding sequence ATGGCCAAGGCTTTGATTGTTTTTGGTTCCACCACGGGCAACACCGAAGGGGTGGCGGACGACATCCTTAAGATTCTGAACAAGAACGGCATCCCGACCGAGGTCAAGAACGCCGCCGACGTGTCTCCGGCCGGATTGGCCGAGGGTTACGACACGGTGATCATGGGTTGCTCGACCTGGGGCGACGAGGACATCGAGCTGCAGGACGACTTCGTGGACATTTTCGACAACATGGAAAAGGTCGGGCTTACCGGCAAGAAGGTTGCGGTCTTCGGGTGCGGGGACTCGTCCTACACGCATTTTTGCGGGGCCGTGGACGTCATCGAGAAGAAGGCGGAGGCGCTGGGGGCAACGGTCATCGTGGGCTCCCTCAAGATCGACGGAGATCCAGAAGCTTCGACGGTCGAGGAATGGGCCGCCGAGGTCATGCGCATGATGTAG
- a CDS encoding energy-coupling factor transporter transmembrane component T family protein: MISEPYRPGQTMLHRVDVRIKLIATGGLVCVASLLHTTQGSLAALGVGLSALTLARVSPAEAARRLAPANGLLLMLAASLALTYPGTAWEPWPMVRVEGAVLGLRIAIKSNAALCLLLALSRTSSVAAMAHGLRGLGLPEKLVLLLAFSYRQIFVTADEWERRRQALAARCFTPRMSLHTWRTIAILFGQTLLGSLDRAERIRDAMRARCFDGVFHVLQEPSGKRTETVGLALTALLCGVVLLALDQKWI; this comes from the coding sequence ATGATCAGCGAACCCTATCGACCGGGCCAGACCATGCTGCACCGGGTGGATGTCCGCATCAAGCTGATCGCAACCGGCGGGCTTGTCTGCGTTGCGTCCCTCCTGCACACGACGCAGGGCTCCTTGGCCGCGCTGGGCGTGGGTCTCTCCGCCCTGACCCTGGCCCGCGTCTCACCGGCGGAAGCAGCTCGACGGCTGGCTCCGGCCAATGGCCTGCTCCTGATGCTCGCGGCATCCCTGGCCCTGACCTACCCCGGTACAGCGTGGGAGCCATGGCCCATGGTACGCGTGGAGGGCGCGGTCCTGGGCCTGCGCATCGCCATCAAAAGCAACGCCGCCCTGTGTCTGCTCCTGGCCCTGTCGCGCACGAGCAGCGTGGCGGCCATGGCCCACGGGTTGCGTGGCCTTGGACTGCCCGAAAAGCTGGTCCTGCTGCTGGCCTTCTCCTACCGCCAGATTTTCGTCACCGCCGATGAATGGGAACGCCGCAGACAGGCTCTGGCCGCGCGCTGCTTCACGCCACGCATGTCCCTGCACACATGGCGCACCATCGCCATCCTTTTCGGCCAGACGCTGCTGGGCAGCCTGGACCGGGCGGAGCGTATCCGTGACGCCATGCGGGCGCGCTGCTTTGACGGAGTGTTCCATGTGCTGCAGGAGCCCAGCGGGAAGCGGACGGAGACCGTTGGCCTGGCCCTGACCGCCCTGCTCTGCGGGGTAGTACTGCTGGCTCTGGACCAGAAATGGATATGA
- the cbiM gene encoding cobalt transporter CbiM, with amino-acid sequence MHISDGALAAPVLVGGACLTLAGVWMGLRRLDLDNMITTAVLTSVFFVGSLIHVPLGPSSVHLLLNGLAGLVLGWAAFPCILVALILQSVLFQFGGLTVLGVNTLNVALPAVLCHLFLRGFMSKGGRYAAISGFMSGAGAVLGTALMVAICLGLSDEGFLPTAKIVVLAHLPVMLIEGIITMFAVTFLIRTRPELLGIQADIPAKQPVSPSGSGMPVRSLLLLACCLALPSAAEAHKFLVTAWTEGDVLLVESAFGDGSTGAGAEVTVKDLASGQVLMQGVADKDGMLSLPLTKTVRKAENDLQVTADGGQGHMATCSVPADEFTLPNSASTKPGATTPHDKIRLDDAGDSRMDADLLEQLVRQEVGAVVQEQLQPLRRELRALQKQGPSVADIVGGIGWILGLAGVAVLVRRPSRGASRPPQA; translated from the coding sequence ATGCACATATCTGATGGCGCCCTGGCCGCGCCCGTACTCGTCGGAGGTGCCTGTCTGACCCTGGCAGGTGTCTGGATGGGGTTGCGCCGCCTTGACCTCGACAACATGATTACCACGGCCGTACTCACTTCCGTTTTCTTCGTCGGATCCCTCATCCATGTGCCCCTGGGCCCCAGCAGCGTGCACCTGCTGCTGAACGGTCTGGCAGGCTTGGTGCTCGGCTGGGCTGCTTTCCCCTGCATATTGGTGGCGCTCATCCTCCAGTCCGTACTGTTCCAGTTCGGGGGCCTGACCGTATTGGGGGTGAACACCCTCAATGTGGCCCTGCCCGCCGTGCTCTGCCACCTCTTCCTGCGGGGCTTCATGAGCAAGGGTGGCCGATACGCCGCCATAAGCGGCTTTATGAGCGGAGCCGGAGCCGTTCTGGGGACCGCGCTGATGGTGGCCATCTGCCTTGGTCTGAGCGACGAAGGCTTCCTGCCAACCGCCAAGATCGTGGTCCTGGCCCACCTGCCCGTCATGCTGATCGAAGGTATCATCACCATGTTCGCCGTGACCTTTCTTATCCGCACCCGCCCAGAGTTGCTGGGCATCCAAGCGGACATTCCGGCAAAACAGCCCGTGTCACCTTCCGGGTCAGGCATGCCGGTCCGTTCGCTCCTGCTGCTGGCCTGCTGTCTGGCTCTGCCGAGCGCGGCCGAGGCCCACAAATTCCTGGTGACCGCCTGGACCGAAGGCGATGTGCTGCTGGTGGAATCCGCCTTTGGCGACGGAAGCACCGGTGCCGGAGCCGAAGTCACGGTGAAGGATCTGGCCTCAGGCCAGGTATTGATGCAGGGCGTGGCGGACAAGGACGGCATGCTGAGCCTGCCGCTTACCAAGACGGTGCGTAAGGCCGAAAATGATCTTCAGGTCACAGCAGACGGGGGCCAGGGCCATATGGCGACCTGCTCGGTCCCGGCGGACGAATTCACACTGCCAAATTCAGCCTCCACGAAGCCTGGCGCGACGACGCCCCATGATAAAATCCGGCTGGACGACGCAGGGGACTCCCGCATGGATGCCGACCTCCTGGAACAATTGGTGCGCCAGGAAGTCGGCGCCGTGGTGCAGGAACAGCTGCAGCCCCTGCGACGCGAGCTGCGGGCCTTGCAGAAACAGGGTCCGAGCGTGGCCGACATCGTGGGCGGCATCGGCTGGATTCTGGGATTGGCCGGAGTGGCCGTGCTGGTGCGCAGGCCGAGTCGAGGCGCATCGCGCCCGCCCCAGGCATGA
- the metE gene encoding 5-methyltetrahydropteroyltriglutamate--homocysteine S-methyltransferase: protein MQTHILGFPRIGANREHKRLLEAYWRGQATRQDLLDMGQELRRRHWTIQAKAGLTHVTTGDFSLYDHVLDTSLMLGAIPERFLTTDQPDLDTYFCMARGDAERNVPALDMTKWFNTNYHYMVPEISAAPLKSGSQTIVRDTLQALDLGCSAKPVLLGPITYLSLAKGVKGFDPWNKLDEVLNRYTHVLDKLRPLCSWIQIDEPILCADMSPAARAAFPHAYKILNQAGAKLLLTTYFDALDDNMDLALTSGCAGLHTDLTRGARALDSILKGLPREMTLSVGIVDGRNIWKTDLDRALRTLDIVHAGLGADRIMLASSCSLLHTPVDLELETALPKELKGWMAFAVQKCAELRLLARAMNGEDCAAELEANAISMRSRRQSPQVTIAAVRERCARVDEKMTRRNAPYPARKNAQSWLGLPLLPTTTIGSFPQTPEIRKQRSLFRNGDITTQDYEASMRDEINKVVGIQEDLGLDVLVHGEAERNDMVEYFGQQLDGFCFTANGWVQSYGSRCVKPPIIHGDIDRPMPMTVKWITYAQSLTKKTMKGMLTGPVTIMCWSFVRDDMERAEVCRQLALAIRQEVTDLEKAGIRIIQIDEAAFSEGMPIKSRDKGAYLEWAVENFRLATSGVADSTQIHSHMCYSEFNDIVQSIAAMDADVISIESSRSGMELLEAFREYSYPNEIGPGIYDIHSPRVPSVEEMENLLGRALEFIPKERLWVNPDCGLKTRDWPETLASLRNMVEAARRVRASLS, encoded by the coding sequence ATGCAAACCCACATTCTCGGCTTCCCGCGAATCGGAGCCAACAGGGAACACAAGCGCCTTCTGGAGGCCTACTGGCGAGGGCAGGCCACCCGGCAAGACCTTCTGGACATGGGCCAGGAACTACGCCGACGCCACTGGACGATCCAGGCCAAGGCCGGTCTGACCCACGTCACCACGGGTGATTTTTCCCTCTACGACCACGTTCTCGACACCTCTCTCATGCTTGGTGCGATCCCCGAGCGATTCCTGACCACGGACCAACCGGACCTGGACACCTACTTTTGTATGGCGCGCGGCGATGCCGAGCGCAATGTTCCGGCCCTGGACATGACCAAATGGTTCAACACCAACTATCACTACATGGTCCCGGAGATCTCAGCCGCTCCGCTGAAATCTGGTTCGCAAACCATTGTCCGGGACACCCTTCAGGCTCTGGATCTTGGCTGCTCGGCCAAGCCCGTGCTGCTCGGACCCATCACCTACCTGTCTCTGGCCAAGGGCGTGAAAGGCTTTGATCCATGGAACAAATTGGACGAGGTATTGAACCGCTACACTCACGTCCTGGATAAACTTCGGCCCCTGTGCTCCTGGATCCAGATCGATGAGCCCATTTTGTGCGCGGACATGAGCCCGGCTGCGCGGGCCGCCTTCCCCCATGCCTACAAAATCCTGAATCAGGCCGGAGCGAAACTGCTCCTGACCACCTACTTCGATGCCCTTGATGACAACATGGATTTGGCCCTGACTTCGGGATGTGCAGGTCTGCACACGGATCTGACCCGGGGAGCAAGGGCCCTGGACTCCATCCTGAAGGGGTTGCCACGCGAAATGACCCTGTCCGTAGGCATCGTCGATGGCAGAAACATCTGGAAAACCGATCTCGACCGCGCATTGCGCACACTCGACATCGTGCACGCCGGTCTGGGTGCGGATCGGATCATGCTCGCTTCCAGCTGCTCCCTGTTGCACACCCCGGTGGACCTGGAACTCGAGACGGCCCTGCCCAAGGAGCTGAAAGGCTGGATGGCTTTCGCCGTCCAGAAATGCGCGGAACTGCGTCTGCTGGCCCGGGCCATGAACGGCGAGGACTGCGCGGCCGAGCTTGAAGCCAACGCCATCTCCATGCGCTCTCGCAGGCAAAGTCCCCAGGTGACCATCGCGGCGGTACGCGAACGGTGCGCCCGGGTTGACGAGAAAATGACCCGACGCAACGCCCCGTACCCCGCGCGAAAAAATGCCCAATCCTGGCTCGGTCTGCCCCTGTTGCCGACCACGACCATCGGCTCCTTCCCCCAGACTCCCGAAATCAGGAAACAGCGCAGCCTCTTCAGAAACGGGGACATCACAACCCAGGATTATGAAGCATCCATGCGCGACGAAATCAACAAAGTGGTAGGCATCCAGGAAGACCTCGGTCTAGATGTACTCGTACACGGCGAGGCCGAACGCAACGACATGGTGGAATACTTCGGCCAGCAACTGGACGGCTTCTGCTTTACGGCCAACGGCTGGGTCCAGAGCTACGGCAGCCGGTGCGTGAAGCCGCCGATCATCCACGGCGACATCGACCGGCCCATGCCCATGACCGTGAAGTGGATCACCTACGCACAATCCCTGACAAAAAAAACCATGAAAGGAATGCTGACGGGACCCGTGACCATCATGTGCTGGAGCTTCGTGCGCGACGACATGGAACGAGCCGAAGTCTGCCGCCAGCTGGCCCTGGCCATCCGCCAGGAGGTCACGGACCTGGAAAAGGCCGGGATTCGCATCATCCAAATCGACGAAGCCGCCTTCAGCGAGGGCATGCCCATCAAGTCCAGAGACAAGGGCGCATACCTGGAATGGGCAGTGGAGAACTTCCGCCTGGCGACTTCCGGTGTGGCCGATTCGACCCAGATCCATTCCCACATGTGCTACAGCGAATTCAACGATATCGTGCAATCCATCGCAGCCATGGACGCCGACGTGATCAGCATCGAGTCCAGCCGTAGTGGCATGGAACTGCTGGAGGCCTTCCGGGAATATTCCTATCCCAACGAGATAGGCCCCGGAATCTACGACATCCATAGTCCCAGAGTACCGTCGGTGGAGGAAATGGAGAATCTGTTGGGCCGGGCTCTGGAGTTCATCCCCAAGGAGCGGCTGTGGGTCAACCCGGACTGCGGGCTCAAGACCAGGGACTGGCCCGAAACCCTGGCCTCCCTGCGCAACATGGTGGAGGCGGCCCGGAGAGTGCGCGCCAGCCTGAGCTGA
- a CDS encoding type II secretion system protein: MHASIAKKLAKKMKRQAGFTLLEILVVLTIMGFLIAMVAPRLAGISGDAVDTVCDSNQNRMVSMMSGYFEKTSRFPNKLTNLVEEIGANTYQLPAVSDDDPDNGPETLASEFMDRNHFRMHYLNAREAAELKTLGIVSVLNLNAYDAMDDDNGAVKSGFTQADDLGYTYVAANARNASMDSVLIDSGIAVAMVGMGAEDNADDPTFDVHTDERNWGEPDWFGRIVLGFGPENGLVTSGIVANAAHCPGGIQNTDNVTYNDYNIVLPRLEATAERIETGTLTDFTATPSKLVAVAYDDEPAADYVIATNGDNLKVRTFDITTAQPKWQYATQCPEGHMFPADDEEFWGIDIAGTVGNID, from the coding sequence ATGCACGCAAGCATCGCCAAGAAATTGGCCAAAAAAATGAAACGGCAAGCAGGCTTCACGCTGCTCGAAATCCTGGTCGTCCTGACCATCATGGGCTTTTTGATTGCCATGGTCGCGCCGCGGTTGGCGGGTATTTCGGGTGACGCGGTAGATACGGTTTGCGATAGCAACCAGAACCGCATGGTGTCTATGATGAGCGGATATTTTGAGAAGACTAGTCGCTTTCCCAATAAGCTGACCAACTTGGTGGAAGAAATCGGTGCCAACACCTACCAGCTTCCAGCCGTTTCTGATGACGATCCAGATAATGGGCCTGAAACTTTGGCATCTGAATTTATGGACCGCAATCATTTTCGCATGCACTACCTCAATGCTCGTGAAGCTGCGGAACTGAAAACCTTGGGAATCGTCAGCGTTCTTAATCTGAACGCATATGATGCCATGGACGACGACAACGGTGCTGTTAAATCTGGCTTCACCCAGGCTGATGACTTGGGCTATACATACGTAGCCGCTAATGCTCGTAATGCAAGTATGGATTCCGTCCTGATTGACAGCGGCATCGCCGTGGCCATGGTTGGCATGGGGGCTGAAGATAATGCCGACGATCCGACTTTCGACGTTCATACAGACGAACGCAATTGGGGCGAGCCTGACTGGTTCGGGCGCATCGTCCTGGGATTTGGACCAGAAAACGGATTGGTCACCTCCGGCATTGTCGCCAATGCAGCTCATTGCCCCGGCGGTATCCAGAACACCGACAACGTGACTTACAACGACTACAACATCGTACTTCCGCGCTTGGAGGCAACTGCTGAAAGGATCGAAACCGGCACATTAACCGACTTTACGGCTACTCCCAGCAAGTTGGTCGCTGTTGCATATGATGACGAGCCTGCAGCGGATTACGTTATCGCCACCAACGGCGACAACCTGAAAGTTCGTACCTTCGACATCACCACGGCACAGCCCAAATGGCAGTACGCCACCCAGTGCCCGGAAGGCCACATGTTCCCGGCTGACGACGAAGAATTCTGGGGCATCGACATCGCTGGTACTGTTGGAAACATCGACTAA
- a CDS encoding ABC transporter substrate-binding protein gives MLKYRSVQTFNRILAVASIFLGLSVLQADVVMAERNPAPDHAEVIMIGDRLVDVAYNLGVLPKAMAVRATLWPLTETFRGGSEILGCPSRAIKKPETVPEAAKRLGITRVIIEKNANFCTYMPSVSPEKAVPLLEGKGLSVEFVDFNQGLDSAVRQTAKLLGREDRVGAVLDGYASALATSKDKAKAVKPGKKVLMLSGIQQKSTGKITVQIEAPGGYTDRFILSKMDATNVGDAFAVNNATASKGYFTAPKRKHGVHLEPMLSNAPDVIAVFGNAYAVQKALAAAVRQNPALAEIPAIRNHAVYVLPQYVDSGVLEYPEALFLWADALSE, from the coding sequence ATGTTGAAATACAGATCAGTCCAGACCTTTAATAGAATTCTTGCAGTGGCCTCGATATTCCTGGGGCTGAGCGTTCTCCAGGCAGATGTTGTCATGGCCGAAAGAAACCCGGCCCCTGATCACGCCGAGGTCATCATGATCGGCGACCGGCTGGTGGACGTGGCCTACAATCTGGGCGTGCTGCCCAAGGCCATGGCCGTACGCGCCACATTATGGCCCCTGACCGAAACATTTCGAGGCGGCTCCGAGATCCTGGGCTGCCCTAGTCGGGCGATCAAAAAACCCGAAACCGTGCCCGAGGCGGCCAAACGCCTGGGCATAACCAGGGTCATCATAGAAAAGAACGCCAATTTCTGCACGTACATGCCTTCTGTCAGTCCGGAAAAGGCAGTTCCTCTGCTTGAAGGCAAGGGACTGAGCGTTGAATTCGTCGATTTCAACCAGGGCCTTGATTCCGCCGTGCGGCAAACCGCGAAGCTACTTGGCCGAGAAGACAGGGTCGGCGCGGTGCTCGACGGATACGCCTCGGCCCTGGCCACGTCGAAAGACAAAGCCAAGGCTGTCAAACCCGGCAAGAAAGTGCTCATGTTGAGCGGCATCCAGCAGAAAAGCACGGGCAAGATCACGGTCCAGATTGAAGCCCCCGGCGGTTACACAGATCGCTTCATTCTGTCCAAAATGGACGCAACCAATGTCGGCGACGCCTTCGCCGTTAACAACGCCACGGCCAGCAAGGGATACTTCACCGCCCCCAAACGCAAACACGGGGTGCATCTTGAGCCCATGCTCTCCAACGCGCCCGACGTCATCGCCGTTTTCGGCAACGCCTATGCCGTTCAGAAGGCCCTGGCCGCAGCCGTGCGCCAGAACCCGGCCCTGGCCGAAATCCCGGCCATCAGGAATCACGCCGTATACGTGCTGCCCCAGTATGTTGATTCCGGGGTTCTGGAGTATCCAGAAGCACTCTTTCTCTGGGCCGACGCCCTGAGTGAGTGA